From one Mytilus edulis chromosome 1, xbMytEdul2.2, whole genome shotgun sequence genomic stretch:
- the LOC139521736 gene encoding nischarin-like isoform X2, protein MAQFGRDLDTACIRIISSEIVDKHTEYLIEVTVGTYTWTVKHRYSDFYELHEKLVSQCKIDKTLLPPKKLFGNQNETFIKKRQTELEIYLQTVLFYMTHKIAPPLAAFLEFHNYEIHGITQTMAEDLYNKGDVLLQLKEVYSVTPLQLHCLTERLKLPEPTCDSGDTKKDIGHILDFITRVKCLHVKGQQHKVGSSNILMSKLKFDLTLYKSLECLELEHCDPFLISGLETNKQSIEHLFIHYSLNSIRDIMLQDIPHWKAEDGTMVVSHWENLIEVDFSHNSILHIDDSVQLLPRVEVLDLSYNKLESIEHLNWLSQLTILNLSYNNISHLDSLHTKLGNLKKLNLAGNKLSSLSGLSKLFSLENLDVMDNNISQIPEVKYVCGLPCLECLYLTGNPVTAVLDYRTKVLAMFGDRVVEATLDQEKPTEKELDTVRVVQAIQKSKEKKEEREKEKTTSYTSLRRESECSQTSELGWSTVRPTSLSSASNQESSNIKSSDIGQNRTSSTSSMASLTSSSELKQDHLEEQTMIGHKMTGKMVKSSKDSSAINCSKLPTMHNTDFATWMQNRLFGTLTDSEPVAEKIIDILWCMVVQYSNQQVIEPSCVVLTERRIFILRLKKGKSTSMNIPEMETFYIMPLSNIHEVLIGACYSFIRLEESFVSSSGTFALVVTDADAGKSFADGVENCLKQDQAVAGISPFTNHSQYGDLAKHIFKLEDEQGLSTGRLAFAMCVTIAGIEQMAMLLLSENGVYLIDLDCLFWPKPSYITILEDIKSPNFTFLQNHSIGTKISDITINITFKEKHKTLPHQNHIKYEKYGFSMIFHELIGPVGFHVSFFSVKSRDAFLDRLTNLRSEHAHQMSPTIREEPEGGNESSDSQDISSEDDGDISIRVSPACSNMTSKDRSFTVAGTNVHSEQLGLSGLSNKMFDVPYLTPELGSHLQESLQSYSLIKPLTSKLEMLAKASGNDLVHYFHSDISLIGSEQEQLHHVMWGTVVPYQDIKHEIVTLIMFSTRSMYFISEQLVKSPVVERPSWMTHSRNKSDSVIGFQVKHLDKHHSSGIIHSSQSRGTIIRSYHVFNYRDLKQVNIGLFDQCVRITGKDQNSVYTIVTRDSMVTEKVLHYLNAMLSIFQSSPMLEKSSSDLEQDFYRAFDKRTKTTIEGMEYTHPSRVQFVYPGEDVITDLLYVITEHLRLPLNAKRKADILMYLQGYIKSSESSGIELLSKSIVLTNQYLCIINEDVVSYPLPDFVRGIPNTPRYVLTECRKVDFLKRILLFKEDSKIATLIFSDEPDDIVVDADHFSLDSDSKGRQSPPEIEIMLFIQSVKEMDKFVLLLKNQWRDIQHGSELEVHLL, encoded by the exons GAATATTTGATAGAGGTTACAGTTGGTACATATACATGGACTGTCAAGCACAGATACAGTGATTTCTATGAACTCCATGAGAAG CTTGTTTCACAATGCAAGATAGATAAGACGTTGCTTCCACCAAAGAAGTTGTTTGGAAACCAGAATGAGACTTTTATCAAGAAGAGACAAACCGAGTTAGAGATTTATCTACAGACAGTATTATTTTACATGACACACAAAATTGCACCACCCTTGGCTGCTTTTTTGGAGTTTCATAACTAT GAGATTCATGGTATTACACAGACAATGGCAGAAGACCTATACAATAAAG GTGATGTTCTACTGCAGTTAAAGGAGGTTTATTCTGTTACACCATTACAGTTACACTGTTTGACAGAAAGACTTAAACTACCAGAGCCTACATGTg ATAGTGGAGATACAAAGAAAGACATAGGACATATTTTGGATTTTATAACCAGAGTGAAATGTTTACAT gtcaaaggtcaacaaCACAAAGTAGGAAGCAGTAATATACTAATGTCAAAGTTAAAGTTTGATTTGACTCTGTACAAATCATTGGAATGTTTAGAA TTAGAGCATTGTGATCCATTCTTGATATCTGGTTTAGAGACGAACAAGCAGTCAATAGAACATTTGTTTATACATTATTCTTTAAATTCAATACGG GATATAATGTTACAAGATATTCCCCATTGGAAAGCTGAGGATGGTACTATGGTTGTATCACATTGGGAGAATTTGATAGAAGTGGATTTTAGTCACAACTCTATATTACACATAGATGATAGTGTG CAATTATTACCCCGTGTAGAAGTACTAGACTTGAGTTACAACAAACTGGAATCAATAGAGCATCTGAATTGGCTGAGTCAGCTGACCATACTTAATCTGTCATACAATAACATCAGTCATCTCGACTCACTACATACAAAGTTAGGAAACCTCAAGAAACTCAATCTAGCTGGCAATAAACTCAGTAGTCTCAGTG GtttgtcaaaattattttcattggaGAATTTAGATGTTATGGATAACAATATCTCACAG ATACCAGAAGTTAAGTATGTGTGTGGACTTCCATGCTTAGAATGTCTATATTTGACGGGTAACCCAGTGACCGCCGTATTGGACTATAGAACGAAGGTCTTAGCTATGTTTGGTGACAGGGTTGTTGAG GCTACATTGGATCAAGAAAAACCAACAGAGAAAGAACTAGATACTGTCAGAGTTGTTCAAGCAATACAGAAATCTAAAGAGAAGAAAGAAGAGAGAGAGAAAGAAAAAACA ACATCCTATACAAGTTTGAGAAGAGAATCTGAGTGCAGTCAAACTTCAG AATTAGGTTGGAGTACCGTTCGTCCCACTAGTCTTTCATCAGCAAGTAACCAAGAATCATCTAACATAAAA TCATCAGATATTGGCCAGAACAGAACATCTAGCACTTCAAGCATGGCTTCCCTAACTTCATCTTCAGAG CTGAAACAGGATCATCTAGAAGAACAAACAATGAT aggACATAAAATGACTGGAAAAATGGTGAAATCATCCAAAGACAGTTCAGCAATTAACTGTAGTAAATTACCTACAATGCACAACACAGATTTTGCTACCTGGATGCAGAATAGATTGTTTGGAACATTAACCGACTCTGAGCCAGTGGCAGAAAAAATCATAGACATTTTATGGTGCATGGTCGTTCAATATTCAAATCAACAGGTGATAGAACCCAGTTGTGTGGTGTTAACTGAAAGAAGAATCTTTATTCTACGACTGAAAAAGGGAAAATCTACATCTATGAACATTCCAGAAATGGAGACATTTTACATAATGCCATTGTCAAATATACATGAGGTTTTGATTGGTGCCTGCTACTCATTTATACGATTGGAAGAGTCGTTTGTTTCCTCTAGTGGAACATTTGCATTAGTTGTTACTGATGCAGATGCTGGAAAATCTTTTGCTGATGGAGTAGAAAACTGCTTAAAGCAGGATCAAGCTGTGGCTGGAATATCACCATTCACCAATCATTCTCAGTATGGAGACCTTGCTAAGCATATCTTTAAGCTGGAGGATGAACAAGGCTTAAGTACTGGACGATTAGCATTTGCCATGTGTGTAACCATAGCTGGTATAGAGCAAATGGCAATGTTACTGTTATCAGAGAACGGTGTATATTTAATTGATTTAGATTGTCTGTTCTGGCCAAAGCCATCATACATCACAATATTAGAGGATATTAAATCTCCTAACTTCACATTCCTTCAGAATCATTCCATTGGCACTAAAATAAGTGATATCACAATCAACATAACATTCAAAGAGAAACATAAAACATTACCACAtcaaaatcatatcaaatatgaaaaatatggattttcaatgatatttcatgaaCTGATTGGCCCTGTAGGCTTTCATGTGTCTTTTTTCTCAGTGAAATCTAGAGATGCATTTCTTGACAGATTAACTAACCTTAGGTCTGAACATGCTCACCAGATGTCCCCCACGATTAGGGAAGAACCAGAAGGAGGCAATGAATCCTCTGACAGTCAGGACATATCTTCTGAAGATGACGGGGATATAAGCATCAGAGTATCTCCCGCATGCAGTAATATGACCAGTAAAGATAGGTCATTTACCGTGGCCGGTACAAATGTCCACTCAGAACAATTAGGTCTGTCAGGACTgtcaaataaaatgtttgatgttCCTTATCTAACTCCTGAATTAGGATCACACTTACAAGAGTCACTACAAAGCTACAGTTTAATAAAACCATTAACTTCCAAGCTGGAAATGTTAGCTAAAGCCTCTGGTAATGACTTGGTGCATTACTTTCATTCAGATATTTCTCTGATTGGTTCAGAACAGGAGCAATTACATCATGTCATGTGGGGAACAGTCGTACCCTACCAAGATATCAAACATGAAATTGTTACTCTGATCATGTTTAGTACAAGATCCATGTACTTTATTTCTGAACAGCTTGTAAAGTCCCCAGTGGTTGAACGTCCGTCGTGGATGACTCACTCCCGGAATAAATCTGACTCTGTAATTGGATTCCAGGTGAAGCACCTTGACAAACATCACAGTTCAGGGATAATTCATAGCTCACAGAGTAGAGGGACAATCATCAGATCATATCACGTCTTTAATTACCGTGACCTCAAACAGGTCAATATTGGCTTATTTGATCAATGTGTTCGTATCACTGGAAAAGATCAGAATTCTGTTTACACAATTGTTACTCGTGATTCTATGGTCACAGAAAAGGTATTGCACTACCTCAATGCAATGCTTTCCATTTTCCAGTCCTCACCCATGTTAGAGAAAAGTTCCAGTGACTTAGAACAAGATTTTTATAGAGCATTTGATAAGCGTACAAAGACAACTATTGAAGGCATGGAGTACACTCACCCGAGTCGTGTACAGTTTGTTTATCCAGGAGAGGATGTCATCACAGACCTACTGTATGTCATTACTGAACATTTACGATTGCCTCTCAATGCTAAGAGAAAGGCAGACATTTTGATGTATCTACAGGGTTATATAAAGTCATCTGAATCAAGTGGGATTGAACTATTGTCTAAGTCCATCGTTTTAACCAATCAGTACTTGTGTATTATAAATGAGGATGTTGTCAGTTATCCATTGCCAGACTTTGTAAGGGGAATCCCCAACACGCCAAGATATGTCTTGACTGAATGCAGGAAAGTAGATTTTCTGAAGAGAATATTATTGTTCAAAGAAGACAGTAAGATAGCAACACTGATCTTCTCTGATGAACCAGATGATATTGTGGTTGATGCTGATCACTTTAGTTTAGACAGTGACTCCAAGGGGAGACAATCTCCACCAGAAATTGAAATAATGTTGTTCATTCAGAGTGTAAAAGAAATGGACAAATTTGTTCTGTTACTTAAAAACCAGTGGCGAGATATACAACATGGCAGTGAATTAGAAGTACATTTATTGTAG
- the LOC139521736 gene encoding nischarin-like isoform X1: MAQFGRDLDTACIRIISSEIVDKHTEYLIEVTVGTYTWTVKHRYSDFYELHEKLVSQCKIDKTLLPPKKLFGNQNETFIKKRQTELEIYLQTVLFYMTHKIAPPLAAFLEFHNYEIHGITQTMAEDLYNKGDVLLQLKEVYSVTPLQLHCLTERLKLPEPTCDSGDTKKDIGHILDFITRVKCLHVKGQQHKVGSSNILMSKLKFDLTLYKSLECLELEHCDPFLISGLETNKQSIEHLFIHYSLNSIRDIMLQDIPHWKAEDGTMVVSHWENLIEVDFSHNSILHIDDSVQLLPRVEVLDLSYNKLESIEHLNWLSQLTILNLSYNNISHLDSLHTKLGNLKKLNLAGNKLSSLSGLSKLFSLENLDVMDNNISQIPEVKYVCGLPCLECLYLTGNPVTAVLDYRTKVLAMFGDRVVEATLDQEKPTEKELDTVRVVQAIQKSKEKKEEREKEKTTSYTSLRRESECSQTSELGWSTVRPTSLSSASNQESSNIKSSDIGQNRTSSTSSDIGQNRTSSTSSMASLTSSSELKQDHLEEQTMIGHKMTGKMVKSSKDSSAINCSKLPTMHNTDFATWMQNRLFGTLTDSEPVAEKIIDILWCMVVQYSNQQVIEPSCVVLTERRIFILRLKKGKSTSMNIPEMETFYIMPLSNIHEVLIGACYSFIRLEESFVSSSGTFALVVTDADAGKSFADGVENCLKQDQAVAGISPFTNHSQYGDLAKHIFKLEDEQGLSTGRLAFAMCVTIAGIEQMAMLLLSENGVYLIDLDCLFWPKPSYITILEDIKSPNFTFLQNHSIGTKISDITINITFKEKHKTLPHQNHIKYEKYGFSMIFHELIGPVGFHVSFFSVKSRDAFLDRLTNLRSEHAHQMSPTIREEPEGGNESSDSQDISSEDDGDISIRVSPACSNMTSKDRSFTVAGTNVHSEQLGLSGLSNKMFDVPYLTPELGSHLQESLQSYSLIKPLTSKLEMLAKASGNDLVHYFHSDISLIGSEQEQLHHVMWGTVVPYQDIKHEIVTLIMFSTRSMYFISEQLVKSPVVERPSWMTHSRNKSDSVIGFQVKHLDKHHSSGIIHSSQSRGTIIRSYHVFNYRDLKQVNIGLFDQCVRITGKDQNSVYTIVTRDSMVTEKVLHYLNAMLSIFQSSPMLEKSSSDLEQDFYRAFDKRTKTTIEGMEYTHPSRVQFVYPGEDVITDLLYVITEHLRLPLNAKRKADILMYLQGYIKSSESSGIELLSKSIVLTNQYLCIINEDVVSYPLPDFVRGIPNTPRYVLTECRKVDFLKRILLFKEDSKIATLIFSDEPDDIVVDADHFSLDSDSKGRQSPPEIEIMLFIQSVKEMDKFVLLLKNQWRDIQHGSELEVHLL, encoded by the exons GAATATTTGATAGAGGTTACAGTTGGTACATATACATGGACTGTCAAGCACAGATACAGTGATTTCTATGAACTCCATGAGAAG CTTGTTTCACAATGCAAGATAGATAAGACGTTGCTTCCACCAAAGAAGTTGTTTGGAAACCAGAATGAGACTTTTATCAAGAAGAGACAAACCGAGTTAGAGATTTATCTACAGACAGTATTATTTTACATGACACACAAAATTGCACCACCCTTGGCTGCTTTTTTGGAGTTTCATAACTAT GAGATTCATGGTATTACACAGACAATGGCAGAAGACCTATACAATAAAG GTGATGTTCTACTGCAGTTAAAGGAGGTTTATTCTGTTACACCATTACAGTTACACTGTTTGACAGAAAGACTTAAACTACCAGAGCCTACATGTg ATAGTGGAGATACAAAGAAAGACATAGGACATATTTTGGATTTTATAACCAGAGTGAAATGTTTACAT gtcaaaggtcaacaaCACAAAGTAGGAAGCAGTAATATACTAATGTCAAAGTTAAAGTTTGATTTGACTCTGTACAAATCATTGGAATGTTTAGAA TTAGAGCATTGTGATCCATTCTTGATATCTGGTTTAGAGACGAACAAGCAGTCAATAGAACATTTGTTTATACATTATTCTTTAAATTCAATACGG GATATAATGTTACAAGATATTCCCCATTGGAAAGCTGAGGATGGTACTATGGTTGTATCACATTGGGAGAATTTGATAGAAGTGGATTTTAGTCACAACTCTATATTACACATAGATGATAGTGTG CAATTATTACCCCGTGTAGAAGTACTAGACTTGAGTTACAACAAACTGGAATCAATAGAGCATCTGAATTGGCTGAGTCAGCTGACCATACTTAATCTGTCATACAATAACATCAGTCATCTCGACTCACTACATACAAAGTTAGGAAACCTCAAGAAACTCAATCTAGCTGGCAATAAACTCAGTAGTCTCAGTG GtttgtcaaaattattttcattggaGAATTTAGATGTTATGGATAACAATATCTCACAG ATACCAGAAGTTAAGTATGTGTGTGGACTTCCATGCTTAGAATGTCTATATTTGACGGGTAACCCAGTGACCGCCGTATTGGACTATAGAACGAAGGTCTTAGCTATGTTTGGTGACAGGGTTGTTGAG GCTACATTGGATCAAGAAAAACCAACAGAGAAAGAACTAGATACTGTCAGAGTTGTTCAAGCAATACAGAAATCTAAAGAGAAGAAAGAAGAGAGAGAGAAAGAAAAAACA ACATCCTATACAAGTTTGAGAAGAGAATCTGAGTGCAGTCAAACTTCAG AATTAGGTTGGAGTACCGTTCGTCCCACTAGTCTTTCATCAGCAAGTAACCAAGAATCATCTAACATAAAATCATCAGATATTGGCCAGAACAGAACATCTAGCACTTCATCAGATATTGGCCAGAACAGAACATCTAGCACTTCAAGCATGGCTTCCCTAACTTCATCTTCAGAG CTGAAACAGGATCATCTAGAAGAACAAACAATGAT aggACATAAAATGACTGGAAAAATGGTGAAATCATCCAAAGACAGTTCAGCAATTAACTGTAGTAAATTACCTACAATGCACAACACAGATTTTGCTACCTGGATGCAGAATAGATTGTTTGGAACATTAACCGACTCTGAGCCAGTGGCAGAAAAAATCATAGACATTTTATGGTGCATGGTCGTTCAATATTCAAATCAACAGGTGATAGAACCCAGTTGTGTGGTGTTAACTGAAAGAAGAATCTTTATTCTACGACTGAAAAAGGGAAAATCTACATCTATGAACATTCCAGAAATGGAGACATTTTACATAATGCCATTGTCAAATATACATGAGGTTTTGATTGGTGCCTGCTACTCATTTATACGATTGGAAGAGTCGTTTGTTTCCTCTAGTGGAACATTTGCATTAGTTGTTACTGATGCAGATGCTGGAAAATCTTTTGCTGATGGAGTAGAAAACTGCTTAAAGCAGGATCAAGCTGTGGCTGGAATATCACCATTCACCAATCATTCTCAGTATGGAGACCTTGCTAAGCATATCTTTAAGCTGGAGGATGAACAAGGCTTAAGTACTGGACGATTAGCATTTGCCATGTGTGTAACCATAGCTGGTATAGAGCAAATGGCAATGTTACTGTTATCAGAGAACGGTGTATATTTAATTGATTTAGATTGTCTGTTCTGGCCAAAGCCATCATACATCACAATATTAGAGGATATTAAATCTCCTAACTTCACATTCCTTCAGAATCATTCCATTGGCACTAAAATAAGTGATATCACAATCAACATAACATTCAAAGAGAAACATAAAACATTACCACAtcaaaatcatatcaaatatgaaaaatatggattttcaatgatatttcatgaaCTGATTGGCCCTGTAGGCTTTCATGTGTCTTTTTTCTCAGTGAAATCTAGAGATGCATTTCTTGACAGATTAACTAACCTTAGGTCTGAACATGCTCACCAGATGTCCCCCACGATTAGGGAAGAACCAGAAGGAGGCAATGAATCCTCTGACAGTCAGGACATATCTTCTGAAGATGACGGGGATATAAGCATCAGAGTATCTCCCGCATGCAGTAATATGACCAGTAAAGATAGGTCATTTACCGTGGCCGGTACAAATGTCCACTCAGAACAATTAGGTCTGTCAGGACTgtcaaataaaatgtttgatgttCCTTATCTAACTCCTGAATTAGGATCACACTTACAAGAGTCACTACAAAGCTACAGTTTAATAAAACCATTAACTTCCAAGCTGGAAATGTTAGCTAAAGCCTCTGGTAATGACTTGGTGCATTACTTTCATTCAGATATTTCTCTGATTGGTTCAGAACAGGAGCAATTACATCATGTCATGTGGGGAACAGTCGTACCCTACCAAGATATCAAACATGAAATTGTTACTCTGATCATGTTTAGTACAAGATCCATGTACTTTATTTCTGAACAGCTTGTAAAGTCCCCAGTGGTTGAACGTCCGTCGTGGATGACTCACTCCCGGAATAAATCTGACTCTGTAATTGGATTCCAGGTGAAGCACCTTGACAAACATCACAGTTCAGGGATAATTCATAGCTCACAGAGTAGAGGGACAATCATCAGATCATATCACGTCTTTAATTACCGTGACCTCAAACAGGTCAATATTGGCTTATTTGATCAATGTGTTCGTATCACTGGAAAAGATCAGAATTCTGTTTACACAATTGTTACTCGTGATTCTATGGTCACAGAAAAGGTATTGCACTACCTCAATGCAATGCTTTCCATTTTCCAGTCCTCACCCATGTTAGAGAAAAGTTCCAGTGACTTAGAACAAGATTTTTATAGAGCATTTGATAAGCGTACAAAGACAACTATTGAAGGCATGGAGTACACTCACCCGAGTCGTGTACAGTTTGTTTATCCAGGAGAGGATGTCATCACAGACCTACTGTATGTCATTACTGAACATTTACGATTGCCTCTCAATGCTAAGAGAAAGGCAGACATTTTGATGTATCTACAGGGTTATATAAAGTCATCTGAATCAAGTGGGATTGAACTATTGTCTAAGTCCATCGTTTTAACCAATCAGTACTTGTGTATTATAAATGAGGATGTTGTCAGTTATCCATTGCCAGACTTTGTAAGGGGAATCCCCAACACGCCAAGATATGTCTTGACTGAATGCAGGAAAGTAGATTTTCTGAAGAGAATATTATTGTTCAAAGAAGACAGTAAGATAGCAACACTGATCTTCTCTGATGAACCAGATGATATTGTGGTTGATGCTGATCACTTTAGTTTAGACAGTGACTCCAAGGGGAGACAATCTCCACCAGAAATTGAAATAATGTTGTTCATTCAGAGTGTAAAAGAAATGGACAAATTTGTTCTGTTACTTAAAAACCAGTGGCGAGATATACAACATGGCAGTGAATTAGAAGTACATTTATTGTAG